A stretch of Carya illinoinensis cultivar Pawnee chromosome 14, C.illinoinensisPawnee_v1, whole genome shotgun sequence DNA encodes these proteins:
- the LOC122294788 gene encoding transcription factor RAX1-like: MGRAPCCDKANVKKGPWSPEEDSKLKEYIEKYGTGGNWIAFPQKAGLKRCGKSCRLRWLNYLRPNIKHGEFSEEEDRIICTLFANIGSRWSIIAAQLPGRTDNDIKNYWNTKLKKKLMGINPPAHERKLPTFASSPGIPPFQSQPLSSSLYEECSSYYSQTTKSFSGLEAISFPSNYLSSSSSLATNPSIFQTHESWVGSQPYYPVTENVLTLGSEGSRSSDDGSSTQISYGRDNIKQEGMAFQSYISTGLEENPKSMLNYDSNRGENLKQWAEKANAYFDFGEIPLHYALDEVKQLIRSSNSGFNSFVQY; this comes from the exons atggggaggGCTCCTTGTTGTGACAAGGCAAATGTCAAGAAGGGGCCATGGTCACCAGAAGAAGATTCAAAGCTTAAAGAATACATAGAGAAATATGGAACTGGTGGGAATTGGATTGCGTTCCCGCAGAAAGCTG GTCTGAAGAGATGTGGGAAAAGTTGCAGGTTGAGATGGCTTAACTATCTCAGGCCTAACATCAAGCATGGTGAGTTTTCTGAAGAGGAAGACAGAATAATCTGCACCCTTTTTGCTAACATTGGAAGCAG GTGGTCGATAATTGCTGCTCAGTTGCCAGGTAGGACTGACAATGACATCAAGAATTACTGGAACACGAAGCTGAAGAAGAAGCTTATGGGGATAAATCCTCCTGCTCATGAGAGAAAACTTCCTACATTCGCGTCCTCTCCCGGAATCCCACCATTTCAATCTCAACCACTGTCATCCTCTCTATACGAAGAATGCAGCTCTTATTATAGTCAAACCACTAAATCTTTCTCAGGCCTCGAAGCCATTTCGTTCCCATCGAATTACTTAAGCAGCTCCTCTTCATTGGCCACCAATCCTTCTATTTTCCAAACCCATGAGAGCTGGGTGGGTTCCCAGCCGTATTATCCTGTGACAGAGAACGTCCTCACGTTGGGAAGTGAAGGAAGCCGCAGTTCAGACGATGGGAGTTCTACTCAAATCAGCTATGGCAGAGACAATATTAAACAAGAAGGAATGGCTTTCCAGAGCTATATCTCAACGGGGTTAGAAGAAAACCCTAAGTCCATGCTTAATTATGACAGCAATAGAGGTGAAAATCTAAAACAATGGGCTGAAAAAGCAAATGCGTATTTTGATTTTGGAGAAATCCCATTACACTATGCTCTTGATGAAGTTAAGCAGTTGATTAGAAGTAGTAATAGTGGCTTTAATAGCTTTGTTCAATATTGA